CGGAAGGTAGTAGCCAGAGGCAGTTACCCAGAATCAAAGGTGTTGCCCCTGTTGACAGGTTGAGCTTTCTGCATAGTCCCAGCCTGGGTGCCCACTGGGGCAAGGCCCTGAGTACTGGAGTGAATTGCACACTGAGGAGAGGGTTTGTCTGGCTTGGACATGGAATTGCCTGCTCAGCCCTACTCAGTTTGTCGATCAAGTCCTTTCATCCAGAAGATTGCTTGAACAAGGCTGGGGAGAAGGTGGGACAGTggactggaggaagagagacaagGCTTTTATTTTGGGGTGCAAAGGAACGTGTGCCTCCATAGCCTGGTTATTTGTGTAACTGAACCCTTGGATGCTTAGGCTTTCAGTGCCTTGATGGTCGGTTTTATAGcttctcccattctcccctgcTCAGAGCCTGTCTCCTTTTCTGCCTCCAGATCATCGATCCCAAGATGCCCCGGGAGGGCCTCCTGCACAATGGTGTCCCCATCCCTGTCCCTCCACTGGACGTGCTGAAGCTGGGAGAGCAGAAGCAGGCCGAGGCTGGAGAGAAGCTCTTTCTTGTCCTCTTCTTTGACAACAAGCGCACCTGGTAAGTGGTGCAGCCGCTGCAGGATCCCTGCCAGGGCGCCGGCTCTACCcataggaggagggagaggaggcttcAGCTGGCCCATGCTGCTTGTGGTAGCTGTTCCTAATGACACTAGCTAACAGTGCTTAGAGTAGGTTTGGAGTGGGCCTCTTTGACCAGGTATTGAGGAAAGCCATAGGAGAGGGGCCACAGCCCCAGGCAGAAGGAAAAGTCCACTGACAGCACACTTTGAGTAGAGGCCTCAGCTTTTTTCTGTAGAGTTTGGGAGAGGTGTTGGGAATTGGGGATCTCAGTGCACCCTTAAGCCAACAGTCACTAAATTCCACCTGTTTTTTGGAACAGGCATGACCTTGGGTAGGCAGCTCTCATGGTAGCTAGTTACCAGAAAGAGAAGACTAAGCTGAAAGCCGAATGAATAGAGCACTCCCCATAGCTAAGAGAAAGTGTGTCCCAGTCCTGAGGGAGTCTGGACAATGTGGTGTCCTTTATGAGGGGCTTGGTGGCTTGTGGCTAACAAAGTGCCATCACCCCTGGCTCTGTGTGAATAGGAGGTAGAATTGCTGGTAACAGATGCCCTAGGGCAAGGCTTAGGCCTGCAGGGTTACTAAGCCTGCCTGCTGGAATACCGTTGGCAGTTATCTGCAGTCTGCCTGCTTTCCCCTCCACCTTGCTTGACCTGGTAGCTGGGTCCAAAGGAGCCTCTGTAGGATCTCCTGCAGCTGAATCTCAGCTGTGCTTGCGTTTCAGGCAGTGGCTTCCAAGGGACAAAGTTCTGCCTCTGGGTGTGGAGGATACTGTGGACAAACTCAAGATGTTGGAAGGCCGCAAGACCAGCATCCGAAAGTCGGTACAAGTGGCCTATGACCGTGCAATGATCCACCTGAGCCGAGTACGGGGACCCCACTCCTTCGTCGCTTCCACCTACCTGTAAGAGTGGAACTGGGCCTGCATCTGCCTGCTTTGCCTCTCCTCTGTCCCCGAGGCATAAGAAGCCTCGTCTGCCCCTGCCAAGTGTCTGGCCGGCAGCTTCTTTCTCATGGCAGGCCCTGACTGGACTGGGTCTCCAAGGGCAAGGCCCAGTGTTGACCAATCATGTGGTTCCCCTGGAGGGCCGCTGTGTGCCAAAAACTCCCACCCGAGGTCCCTGGGGATATTCCACTGAAGAACCACTTTGAAGTAGAAACAGCTGAGAGTCTTGGCCGGCCAGGGAGGTGGACCTGGCCCACAGAGCAAGAGGTCCTAGGCTGCTTTTCTGGGGCCAACTGCTCCCTCCATGCCTCTCCCAGCTAACCATACCTCAGGGCAGGCAAGGTTCTGATACTGATCCCAGAGATGTGCCAGGGTCCCTCGGGAACCCACtgagctccctcccctccccccacaccaccTACTCTCACACCTCCTCCTTCCACACCCAATCTCATTTTCCACACCCAGCCCAGCCTCTCCTCCCCAACATCgctctcctttctcccttgtgCCAAACTGACAGCAACGTCACCAAATTGATCTTTTTCTTTGATGCTCATTTCCTTCCTGGCCAGCTGCTATGTTAGATAGGTGTCTGCCAGGCACCTGAGCCACAGGTAGAAGCGATCCCACGTGTAAGAATCTTTCCCTCACTCGCAGACTCCCACTTGTGCTGCTGACATGCCCAGCCCAGCTGCATGCATGTGCCCTGTGGATGGAGTGGGCTTCCTGCCCTCTGTCTTGCTGAGGGAGGGCCCCGTCCATGCACAAGGCTCAATGGATGCTGAGGATGGCACATGCCTTCCAACTGGCATGCTGCttgtccctcctcccttctcGTTGGCTTTTCTCTTCCTGCAGCAGACTTAAGCCTTACTGTGTCACACAGGGGGCATAGGCTGCCCTCCAGCACCCTCCCCTGGCTCTGTTGCTCCTGCTTCATAGAGCAGGGAACACAGCCTTTTTCTTTCATACCCTGTCTTCAACCTTCACTCCCTCACctccaaaaggaaggaagaaaaaaaaaaaactgtgaataAGGAATGCTGACTGACAAACCAACGCAACTTTCAGAGGCTTCTGCTCTTGACGTTACTTTTCACTTCCTAAGCACCAAAGCCGCGGGCGGGTTTGCGGGCCGCTGATTGGCATTTTGACTTCTACCTTGAtgttatttttagttgttttaaaacttttcataGGGGAGTTTTGGGCAAAACAAAGGCCCTGGGGAGATCACTGCCATTTTTACATACtcagactttttaaaatacagccaACCAACCACCAACTTCTTACACATTTGGGACATGAGCCAGAGTTTAAAAGGGAACCAACAGAATTCATAGAGAGGGCGGGATTCTGTCCAGTAAACATTGCAGCAACAGCTGGGACAGGACATGGTGTATATAACTGTAAGATACTGTTGTAAGTTATTCAGGCCTATACTCTCCATTATCGGAACCCTCCACTGTGCAGCCACACAGTGTGGTCTAGTTAAAGGAGCCGATGCGTCCCCCTCTCCCCAGGTAGTTGGTCAGCTGTGGACTCTGTGATCCTTGTCTAAACCTGTGTTGTAAGATCTCGGggttttctccccaccccctctccttctcccaacACTTTATCTCTATTTTTCAGTGTCTGAGTCCCATTTGAAAACCTGCTCTTTTAGAACAGGTGCAGCTCAGATCCTGCTGTGGCACGGGGCCTCGTGTCTCTGTCGCGTCCGCTGTGAAGCACACGATGCTCTATTTATTGTAGAAAGTGACTTTATTTGCCTTCTAGAATTGTTTATAACAGATGGCTATAAGAGAGgtaataaacagaaaaatctatGCCTGTAAAGAATACGAGAGTTAATTTTACCTACTATAATATGACGTCTTATTTTCTCTCTGAGAAATAAATGCTGTAATAGGCAGTGTCTTGTTGTGGTGTATTTGGTGTCCTTGGTGGGGTCtgctattttttttcaaagattttatttattatgtatacaacattttgcttccatgtctatctgcacaccagaaaagggcaccagatctcatagtggatggctgtgagccaccatgtggttgctgggaattgaaactcagaactctggaagagcagccagtgctcttaacctctgagccatctctccagccccggcccTAAGAATGGGCTtgttggctgggtgttggtggtgcactcctttaatcccagcactcaggaggcagaggcaggcggatctctgtgagttcgaggccagcctggtctccagagcgagtgccaggataggctccaaagctatacagagaaaccctgtctcgaaaaacaaaaacaaacaaacaaacaaacaaaaaaagagagaatgggtGTGAGGACCAGCTCAGATTCAGGACTGAGGATGGTCCTGAGGGTTGCCACGCCTCCACTGTTTCCTTCTCTGGCCAAGGTCCTTTTTAAGCTGTACCGGAGAAGTGTCTCCGTTGGCATCCTGGCACCAGTCTGGAGACTAGAAAGATCAAGCTTCCTTTGCTGTCCCTTCTGTAGATGGGCAGCTAGGACACAGATTGGTGTCACTGGCTTAGAACTGGAAGGATCCTTGCAACTGGCCTGGTCATTTTACAGAAGTGAGGACTCAGACCCGCAGGATTAAAAGAGGGTCAAGGTCAGTCAGCTAAGAAGTGGGACCTGAGCCTGGGCAAGGGTCTGGCAGCTTCCTGGACTTGATGATCTGGCTGTGATTTGTGAGGTGTTTGGAAAGGGACATTGTGTGTGGTGCGTGTTGCAGCTGGAGGCCGATGTCAGGTGTCTCCTCAGCTGCTCCTTACCCTATCTGATGAGACAAGCTGCAGCTTCTGACTGGCAGTCAAGCCCCAGATCCCTTCCATCTCCACCTTCCCCATGCAATTGCAAGTGCCTGTCACAGGGCATCCTGAAGTACAGGCATGAGGGGGACGCCCAGGGCAACTTGCCTCTGAAGAGCCTGGGCAAGTGTCCTCTTGTCTTTCTTGCCAGGGCCCTCTGATGTGGTTGAAGGCACGGCTCTTTCTTCATCACCTTCCCAGGGCCTGATTTGTATAACATGGACGGAGTGCTGCCAGGCTGCAGATAGCCCTGTATTCTGTGAACAACGCAAAGGCACCCTGGCTGGTGAGATACTGCGGGCAGCTCTGAGGCCAGTGCCAGGGGCCTGAGGCTGAAGGGGGGGGGGTGCGGAAAGAAGATATGTTTGGTTGGCCAGTAATGAAGTTTCTGAAGAAGGAAGCAGTTAGCTCAAGCCTTGAGAGCTGGGTTTAAAAATCCATATTTATGGAGTGTATTTTGAATTACAAAGGCAACTGTAAAATGCAGAGGGTATGTCAGTTACTTTTTTTATTGCTTCGACAGAATGCCTGACAAACAGTTTAAGAAAAGGGAGGTTTATAGCTGGACATAGTGATACACTCCATCTAcaaatcccagtgcttgggaggcagaagcagacagatctctgagttccaggacagccagtgctacacagagaaaccatgtcttgaaaaaccaaaaagaaaaaagaagtgtgtATGGGGGGGTTATTCTAGCACACAGttcctccaactcagagatcagcctgtctctgcctcccaagggccgggattaaaggcgtgtgccaccacacctgccttctGTGAATTATTGAAACACATGAATCTCTCTCAtgtgcttgtatgtctgtgtgaaggtgttggattccctggaactagagttacagacagataggagttgcctcatgaatgctgggaattgaacgtgggtcccctggaagaccagccagtgctcttaaccactgagccatctctccagccccaaattttgttgtttttgttttttatgaaaggatttctctgtgttgccctggctgtcctagaactcactctatagactaggctagcctcaaactcatagccaggtggtagtggtggcggcccatgcctttagtctcagcacttgggaggcagaggtaggcagatctctgtgagtttgagggcagcctggtctacagagtgagttccaggacagccagggttacacagagaaaccctgtctctggagaTTGGGGGAGGGTTTGGGAGGGTGGGGAGCAACctccatatatgagagagaacatgcgctctaactccagctcctgggaatccatcgccctcttctggcctccaagggtactgAACTCACAGGCACATGCCCGcctatgtatgcatgcacataattaaaaataattaacatggcaggcggtggtggcacacgcctttaatctcagtgagttggagaccagcttggtctacaaagctacacagagaaacgctgtctccaggaagaaaaaagaagtatttaATCGGTGGTGGGGGGtgtttgcttacaatttcagagaatTAGCCCAtgatcatggcaggaagcagacaggcatggcactggagcagtagctcagAGCCTCACATACTGATCCGTAGGCAGCAAGCCTTtcaaaacctcaaagtccactcccagtgacacatttcctaattcttttttttttttttattaagattttatttattatgtatacaacattctgcttccatgtatatctgcactccagaagagggcaccagatctcattacagatggttgagagccaccgtgtggttgctgggaa
Above is a genomic segment from Cricetulus griseus strain 17A/GY unplaced genomic scaffold, alternate assembly CriGri-PICRH-1.0 unplaced_scaffold_290, whole genome shotgun sequence containing:
- the LOC113838116 gene encoding bromodomain and PHD finger-containing protein 3-like yields the protein LGFQCLDGRFYSFSHSPLLRACLLFCLQIIDPKMPREGLLHNGVPIPVPPLDVLKLGEQKQAEAGEKLFLVLFFDNKRTWQWLPRDKVLPLGVEDTVDKLKMLEGRKTSIRKSVQVAYDRAMIHLSRVRGPHSFVASTYL